The following proteins are co-located in the Xiphophorus maculatus strain JP 163 A chromosome 8, X_maculatus-5.0-male, whole genome shotgun sequence genome:
- the LOC102223559 gene encoding sorting nexin-18-like, whose protein sequence is MALKAKVLYDFHAENPGEISIAENELVTLFSEEELEGWLEGENSKGEVGLFPASYVDIIRDQITSSASNNGYSSPKTITQSPSHTSYTSPDSHSQRRFKVGSGGGSSFNTSQGSDDDWDDDWDDSSPAQAGTTPPLYPVTTSLPGRGTGQQQQQQQQAKSSATVGRNLNRFSTFVKSGGEAFLLGEASAFVKDGDRICVVMGKYGPEWQEDPYPFTCTIDDPTKQTKFKGMKSYMSYGLTPTHTNVQVNRRYKHFDWLYARLVERFPVISVPHLPEKQATGRFEEDFISKRRKGLIWWMNHMTSHPVLAHCDVFQHFLTCGADEKAWKMGKRKAERDDLVGANFFLTISTPVVPLDLQEVESKIEGFKSFTKKMDENIVVVNTSINEFARKQITGFKKEYQKVGQSFKHLAQAFELDQQVYSTGLNKAICYTGEAYEAIGEYFAEQPRQDLEPISDLLDLYRGHLSNFPDIIHVQKGALTKVKDCPKKEGELHDRCNIISCATLAEIQHFHRTRVRDFRMQMQHHLRQQISFFQKITAKLEDALHKYDIDQ, encoded by the exons ATGGCGTTGAAAGCCAAAGTGTTGTATGATTTTCACGCTGAAAACCCAGGAGAGATTTCCATAGCAGAGAATGAGTTGGTGACTCTGTTCAGTGAGGAGGAGTTGGAGGGCTGGCTGGAGGGGGAGAACAGCAAAGGGGAGGTTGGCCTCTTTCCTGCCTCTTACGTTGACATCATCAGGGACCAAATCACCTCCAGTGCAAGCAACAACGGCTATTCCTCTCCCAAAACCATAACCCAGTCCCCCAGCCACACCTCCTACACGTCGCCAGATTCCCACTCCCAGAGGAGGTTTAAGGTCGGCAGCGGTGGAGGGAGCAGCTTCAACACCAGCCAGGGCAGCGACGATGACTGGGACGACGACTGGGACGACAGCTCTCCTGCTCAGGCAGGCACCACCCCTCCCTTGTACCCGGTCACCACCTCGCTGCCAGGTCGGGGGAccggccagcagcagcagcagcaacagcaggcCAAGAGCTCAGCTACAGTTGGGAGGAACCTCAACAGGTTCTCCACCTTCGTCAAGTCTGGCGGAGAGGCCTTCCTGCTCGGGGAGGCCTCTGCTTTTGTCAAAGACGGGGACAGGATCTGTGTGGTGATGGGGAAGTATGGACCAGAGTGGCAGGAGGACCCTTACCCATTCACATGCACCATTGACGACCCCACGAAGCAGACCAAGTTCAAAGGCATGAAGAGCTATATGTCTTATGGCCTCACCCCAACGCACACTAATGTTCAAGTTAACCGCAG GTATAAACATTTTGACTGGCTTTATGCTCGGCTCGTTGAGCGCTTCCCTGTAATCTCGGTACCCCACCTGCCAGAGAAGCAGGCTACGGGCCGCTTTGAGGAGGACTTTATCTCTAAGAGGAGGAAGGGTCTCATCTGGTGGATGAACCACATGACAAGTCACCCCGTCCTGGCCCACTGTGACGTCTTCCAGCACTTCCTGACCTGCGGGGCCGACGAGAAAGCCTGGAAGATGGGCAAGAGAAAGGCAGAGAGGGACGACTTGGTCGGCGCAAACTTCTTCCTAACAATCAG CACTCCAGTCGTCCCCCTGGACCTTCAGGAAGTCGAGAGCAAGATCGAGGGCTTTAAGAGCTTCACCAAGAAGATGGACGAGAACATTGTTGTGGTGAACACGTCCATCAACGAGTTTGCCCGCAAGCAGATAACGGGCTTCAAAAAGGAGTACCAGAAGGTTGGGCAGTCCTTCAAGCATCTGGCGCAGGCGTTTGAGCTGGATCAGCAGGTCTACTCGACAGGCCTGAACAAAGCCATCTGCTACACCGGAGAGGCCTACGAGGCCATAGGGGAGTATTTTGCAGAGCAGCCGCGGCAGGACCTGGAACCCATTTCTGATCTGCTGGACCTCTACAGAGGACATCTATCCAATTTCCCCGACATCATCCACGTGCAGAAAG GTGCGCTGACCAAGGTGAAAGATTGTCCAAAGAAGGAGGGCGAGCTCCACGATCGCTGCAACATCATTTCCTGTGCCACACTAGCAGAAATCCAGCACTTCCACCGCACGCGTGTGCGGGACTTCCGGATGCAGATGCAGCATCACCTGCGCCAGCAGATCAGCTTCTTCCAGAAGATCACTGCCAAGTTAGAGGATGCCTTGCACAAATACGACATTGACCAATAG
- the LOC102217610 gene encoding SOSS complex subunit C — protein sequence MAANPPGQAIPSKARVAILAELEKEKRRLRENQSMNVPGASIPLSRPNMKEFRDSAELQHIAAQQRAALQHAHAHSSGFFITQDSSFGNLILPVLPRLEPQS from the exons ATGGCTGCTAACCCACCGGGACAAG CCATCCCAAGTAAAGCACGAGTAGCAATCCTGgctgagctggagaaggagaagaggCGACTCAGGGAGAATCAGTCCATGAATGTCCCAGGAGCCAG CATCCCACTGTCCAGACCAAACATGAAGGAGTTCAGAGACAGCGCAGAGCTGCAGCACATCGCTGCTCAGCAGAGAGCCGCATTACAG CATGCTCACGCACATTCTTCAGGCTTCTTCATCACTCAGGACTCCTCATTCGGAAATCTCATCCTCCCTGTCCTTCCCCGTCTGGAGCCGCAGTCATGA
- the snx30 gene encoding sorting nexin-30: protein MSVGAPRGLASSGQKLITEILHPLSAAEEPLSPGQDVTISAEKDKEPGLTNGTPVEISSPASASVLLSRLQLDCEPEADAHDAFGSGEPRDLFVTVNDPKKHVSTMETYITYRVSTKTTRIEFDLPEYSVRRRYQDFDWLRIKLEDSQPTHLVPPLPEKFVMKGVVDRFSEEFVDTRMKALDKFLKRVADHPVLSFNPHLNAFLTAKDLNKRQGLALLTKVGESVKNVAGGYKLRARPAEFSAMGEYLDTFSQKLGTIDRISQRILREQSEYLTELREYGAVYSTWAASEEQLQRPLEGVAGCVTTSCGALEDLSDNMSQDFLPVLREYVLYIESMKSVLRKRDQVQAEYEGRLEAAVLRKQEDRTPIPVEVEKCQDKVECFNADLKADWERWQRNKRQDFKQLLTGMADKNINYYEKSQAAWESLIPLLQEKQTEDKTSETN, encoded by the exons ATGAGTGTCGGCGCTCCGAGAGGCCTGGCCAGCTCGGGGCAGAAGCTCATCACGGAGATCCTCCACCCGCTGTCCGCCGCCGAGGAGCCCCTGTCCCCGGGGCAAGATGTCACCATCAGCGCAGAGAAAGATAAG GAACCGGGCCTGACCAACGGCACGCCGGTGGAGATTTCCAGCCCCGCCTCTGCGTCGGTGCTGCTCAGCAGGCTGCAGCTGGACTGTGAGCCGGAGGCCGACGCTCACGACGCGTTTGGCTCCGGAGAACCCCGCGACCTCTTCGTCACCGTCAATGACCCCAAGAAGCACGTCTCCACCATGGAGACGTACATCACCTACAGAGTCTCCACTAAG ACGACACGGATAGAGTTTGACCTTCCGGAGTACAGCGTGCGGCGGCGCTACCAGGACTTCGACTGGCTGAGGATAAAGCTAGAGGACAGCCAGCCGACCCACCTCGTCCCT CCGCTGCCAGAGAAGTTTGTGATGAAGGGTGTGGTGGACCGCTTCTCCGAGGAGTTTGTGGACACGAGGATGAAGGCTCTGGACAAGTTCCTGAAGCGAGTCGCGGACCACCCAGTTCTGTCTTTTAACCCACATCTTAATGCCTTCCTGACTGCCAAG GACCTGAACAAGCGTCAGGGTCTGGCCCTGCTGACCAAAGTGGGCGAATCTGTGAAGAACGTGGCCGGTGGCTACAAGCTGCGGGCGCGGCCGGCTGAGTTCAGCGCCATGGGAGAGTATCTGGACACATTCAGCCAGAAACTGGGAACCATCGATCGCATCTCTCAGAGAATCCTCCGAGAGCAGTCAG AGTACCTGACAGAGCTGCGTGAGTACGGCGCAGTCTACTCCACCTGGGCTGCGTcagaggagcagctgcagcgccccctggagGGCGTGGCCGGCTGCGTGACTACGAGCTGCGGTGCTCTGGAGGATCTGAGCGACAACATGAGCCAGGACTTCCTTCCTGTTCTCAGAGAATACGTTCTCTACATTGAGTCTATGAAG AGCGTTTTGAGGAAGCGAGACCAAGTCCAAGCGGAGTACGAGGGCCGCCTGGAAGCCGCCGTGTTGCGCAAACAAGAAGATCGGACGCCC ATTCCTGTGGAAGTGGAGAAGTGCCAGGACAAAGTGGAGTGTTTCAATGCTGACCTGAAAGCAGACTGGGAACGCTGGCAGCGGAACAAGAGGCAAGACTTCAAACAGCTCCTCACGGGCATGGCCGACAAAAACATCAACTATTATGAAAAG AGCCAGGCAGCGTGGGAGTCCCTCATACCGCTCCTCCAGGAAAAACAGACTGAGGACAAAACGAGTGAGACGAACTGA